The following are from one region of the Streptomyces fradiae genome:
- a CDS encoding class I SAM-dependent methyltransferase, which yields MTARDTAAVRRNRDADWDAWPVDAYLAENYRRVHPCDRGVIHHHSAFYRRFAPGTLARTLELGAGPNLYPLMLAAGASRRIDALEPGAASLAYLRRQLTQGPEDSWESFYALARALDPALPATLAEALTRVHPVHGDAAGLPDGRYDAASMNFVAESVTEDRAEFTALCDTFVRAVRPGGQLVAAFMERMPSYRIGSGPVWPACPVDAAALRAVFAPRTTALRISRLAKDRTLPEYGDTGILLLTAARPAA from the coding sequence GTGACCGCCCGGGACACCGCCGCCGTACGCCGCAACCGGGACGCGGACTGGGACGCCTGGCCGGTCGACGCCTACCTGGCCGAGAACTACCGCCGGGTCCACCCCTGCGACCGGGGCGTCATCCACCACCACTCCGCCTTCTACCGGCGGTTCGCGCCCGGCACCCTGGCCCGCACCCTCGAACTCGGCGCCGGACCCAACCTCTACCCGCTGATGCTCGCCGCCGGCGCCAGCCGCCGCATCGACGCCCTCGAACCCGGCGCCGCGAGCCTCGCCTACCTCCGCCGCCAGCTGACCCAGGGCCCCGAGGACAGCTGGGAGTCCTTCTACGCCCTCGCCCGCGCCCTCGACCCGGCGCTGCCCGCCACCCTCGCCGAGGCCCTGACCCGCGTCCACCCCGTCCACGGCGACGCCGCCGGTCTTCCCGACGGACGGTACGACGCCGCCTCCATGAACTTCGTCGCCGAGAGCGTCACCGAGGACCGCGCCGAGTTCACCGCCCTGTGCGACACCTTCGTCCGCGCCGTCCGCCCCGGCGGCCAGCTGGTCGCCGCCTTCATGGAACGCATGCCGAGCTACCGGATCGGCAGCGGCCCGGTCTGGCCCGCCTGCCCGGTCGACGCGGCCGCGCTGCGCGCCGTGTTCGCCCCGCGCACCACCGCCCTGCGGATCTCCCGGCTCGCCAAGGACCGCACTCTGCCCGAGTACGGCGACACCGGCATCCTGCTGCTCACCGCCGCGCGGCCCGCTGCCTGA
- a CDS encoding glycosyltransferase family 4 protein has protein sequence MSTSPRRPRVLLLTSSPLDGADGADVRLASDVLGSLPDVEFTWFAQWPHRRGRPPPAAHGGHAVRILSRDGVPHVPERAQSALAGAVHARRCDLVHAFLTIGRTFPAFSWLRPLLLGARPVVHTVPGVMDPRLLARTRPLGTTVALSESMARRLRAADFGDVRVIPPMIPLEHWPSRPRPAGLPVVLFAGHHDPAGGAELAVDAAAEAARAGAAFRLVLAMRGRPGQDRHALEEALRERAGAAGLRDVEVRGYVDDMPGLIASAHVLLFPPESIGGKADIPLTVLQALATGRPVILSDLPQFADFGNAVLRAPAGDARRTGQQLVWLLDQPRSWDVLAERGRAAVEEQFGPERFAAHYAALYRELLS, from the coding sequence ATGAGCACCAGCCCGCGCCGCCCGCGCGTCCTCCTCCTGACCAGCAGCCCGCTGGACGGGGCGGACGGGGCCGACGTGCGGCTCGCCTCGGACGTGCTCGGGTCGCTGCCGGACGTGGAGTTCACCTGGTTCGCCCAGTGGCCGCACCGGCGCGGCCGTCCGCCGCCGGCCGCGCACGGCGGGCACGCGGTGCGGATCCTGTCCCGGGACGGTGTACCGCACGTGCCCGAGCGGGCGCAGTCGGCGCTCGCCGGGGCGGTGCACGCGCGGCGCTGCGACCTGGTGCACGCCTTCCTGACGATCGGCCGGACGTTTCCGGCGTTCTCGTGGCTGCGGCCGCTGCTGCTCGGGGCCCGGCCGGTGGTGCACACGGTGCCGGGCGTGATGGACCCCCGACTGCTCGCCCGTACCCGGCCGCTCGGCACCACGGTCGCCCTGTCGGAGTCGATGGCGCGGCGGCTGCGGGCCGCGGACTTCGGGGACGTGCGGGTGATCCCGCCGATGATCCCGCTGGAGCACTGGCCGTCGCGGCCCCGGCCCGCCGGCCTGCCGGTCGTGCTGTTCGCCGGGCACCACGACCCGGCGGGCGGCGCGGAGCTCGCCGTCGACGCGGCGGCGGAGGCGGCCCGGGCGGGCGCCGCGTTCCGCCTGGTCCTGGCGATGCGGGGGCGGCCCGGGCAGGACCGGCACGCCCTGGAGGAGGCGCTGCGCGAGCGGGCCGGGGCAGCGGGCCTGCGGGACGTCGAGGTGCGGGGCTATGTGGACGACATGCCGGGTCTGATCGCCTCGGCGCATGTGCTGCTGTTCCCGCCGGAGTCGATCGGCGGGAAGGCGGACATCCCGCTGACCGTGCTGCAGGCGCTCGCCACCGGGCGGCCGGTGATCCTCAGCGATCTGCCGCAGTTCGCCGACTTCGGCAACGCGGTGCTCCGCGCCCCGGCGGGCGACGCCCGGCGCACCGGTCAGCAGCTGGTGTGGCTGCTCGACCAGCCGCGGTCCTGGGACGTGCTCGCGGAGCGGGGCCGGGCGGCGGTGGAGGAGCAGTTCGGCCCCGAGCGGTTCGCCGCCCACTACGCGGCGCTGTACCGGGAGCTGCTGTCGTGA
- a CDS encoding beta-galactosidase has translation MTRVRGPWVRRPVLLGLASVVALLSLVAAAFGTLRRDEPATGPHLFGTLQTAPERAAEEYAQGLRIAHLQVDWGRFEPERGVYDEGYARQVRERLRAFLDAGLKVEAGLGLNHPPEWLASAYPESVWVNQFGERSTAVPNVVFSDPVRGEVAAYVAQVRERIRLDQVWAIRLGIDENGEFAYPRALSDGRDTGEFWAYDRHAQAASPYPGWRPGERTYRGASFTEDQVARWYDWYLNSLADAVNWEIGLLAGLGHHGPVKVLVPGAGFYPSDYAAAVAAHLEGTRAIRLVGRGVGFFRTLGLLDHGARVRVVTTALVDGTGRPVDNGCRAGDPRRVGAASDATLRSWSSTRYVVAVARAEGFERIDGESAGQQVAAYGPDVMARAAGQFDSCGLGDLMWAFDHNLYDGTPGSSLAEYAALVRQRAARR, from the coding sequence GTGACCCGGGTGCGCGGGCCCTGGGTGCGGCGGCCCGTGCTGCTCGGTCTGGCCTCCGTGGTGGCGCTGCTCTCGCTGGTGGCGGCGGCCTTCGGCACGCTGCGCCGGGACGAGCCGGCCACCGGTCCGCATCTGTTCGGGACGCTGCAGACGGCGCCGGAGCGGGCGGCCGAGGAGTACGCGCAGGGGCTGCGGATCGCGCATCTGCAGGTGGACTGGGGCCGGTTCGAGCCGGAGCGGGGGGTGTACGACGAGGGGTACGCGCGGCAGGTGCGGGAGCGGCTGCGGGCCTTTCTGGACGCGGGCCTGAAGGTGGAGGCGGGGCTCGGGCTCAACCATCCGCCGGAGTGGCTGGCGAGCGCCTATCCGGAGTCGGTGTGGGTGAACCAGTTCGGCGAGCGCAGCACGGCCGTCCCCAATGTGGTGTTCAGCGACCCGGTGCGCGGCGAGGTCGCCGCGTACGTGGCGCAGGTGCGGGAGCGGATCAGGCTCGACCAGGTGTGGGCGATCCGGCTCGGGATCGACGAGAACGGCGAGTTCGCCTATCCGCGGGCGCTGTCGGACGGGCGGGACACCGGCGAGTTCTGGGCCTACGACCGGCACGCCCAGGCGGCGAGCCCGTATCCCGGCTGGCGGCCCGGGGAGCGGACGTACCGGGGTGCGTCCTTCACCGAGGACCAGGTGGCCCGCTGGTACGACTGGTATCTGAACTCCCTGGCCGACGCGGTGAACTGGGAGATCGGGCTGCTCGCCGGCCTGGGGCACCACGGGCCGGTGAAGGTGCTCGTACCGGGGGCGGGTTTCTATCCGTCGGACTACGCGGCGGCGGTCGCCGCGCACCTGGAGGGCACGCGGGCGATCCGGCTGGTGGGGCGGGGCGTCGGCTTCTTCCGTACCCTCGGGCTGCTCGACCACGGCGCGCGGGTGCGGGTGGTGACCACGGCCCTGGTGGACGGGACGGGCCGGCCGGTGGACAACGGCTGCCGGGCGGGCGATCCGCGCCGGGTGGGGGCGGCCTCCGACGCGACGCTGCGGTCCTGGTCGTCGACCCGCTATGTGGTGGCGGTGGCGCGGGCCGAGGGCTTCGAGCGGATCGACGGGGAGAGCGCGGGGCAGCAGGTGGCGGCGTACGGGCCCGATGTGATGGCGCGGGCGGCCGGGCAGTTCGACTCGTGCGGTCTCGGCGATCTGATGTGGGCCTTCGACCACAACCTGTACGACGGGACGCCGGGTTCGTCGCTCGCGGAGTACGCGGCCCTTGTCAGGCAGCGGGCCGCGCGGCGGTGA